The following are from one region of the Cinclus cinclus chromosome 7, bCinCin1.1, whole genome shotgun sequence genome:
- the RGR gene encoding RPE-retinal G protein-coupled receptor → MVTAHPLPEGFTEIEVFAIGTALLVEALLGFCLNGLTIISFRKIKELRTPSNLLVLSIALADCGICINAFIAAFSSFLRYWPYGSDGCQIHGFHGFLTALASISSSAAVAWDRYHHYCTRSRLQWSTAASMMVFAWLFAAFWALMPLLGWGEYDYEPLRTCCTLDYSKGDRNYVTFLFALSTFNFMIPGFIMMTAYQSIHQKFRKTGHFKFNTGLPLKTLVICWGPYCLLCSYAAVENVMFIPPKYRMIPALIAKTAPTVDAFVYALGNENYRGGIWQFLTGQKIEKAEVDNKTK, encoded by the exons ATGGTCACTGCACACCCTCTCCCTGAAGGCTTCACTGAAATAGAAGTGTTTGCCATTGGCACTGCCCTGCTGGTAGAAG CCCTGCTTGGTTTCTGTCTGAATGGCTTGACAATTATTTCTTTCCGAAAAATCAAAGAGCTCCGAACGCCCAGCAATCTGCTGGTTCTCAGCATTGCCCTGGCCGACTGCGGGATTTGCATCAACGCCTTCATCGctgccttttccagcttcctcAG ATACTGGCCCTATGGCTCCGATGGCTGTCAAATCCATGGATTCCATGGCTTCCTGACAGCACTGGCCAGCATCAGCTCCAGCGCTGCTGTCGCCTGGGACCGATACCATCACTACTGCACAA GGAGCAGGCTGCAGTGGAGCACAGCTGCCTCCATGATGGTGTTCGCATGGCTGTTTGCTGCCTTCTGGGCCCTGATGCCCTTACTGGGGTGGGGAGAATACGACTACGAGCCCCTCCGAACCTGCTGCACCCTGGACTACAGCAAAGGGGACAG AAACTATGTCACATTCCTTTTTGCTCTGTCCACTTTCAATTTCATGATCCCAGGCTTCATCATGATGACAGCCTATCAGTCCATACACCAAAAGTTCAGGAAAACTGGGCACTTTAAG tttaataCTGGTTTACCCTTGAAGACGCTGGTCATTTGCTGGGGTCCCTATTGCCTCCTGTGCTCCTACGCAGCAGTGGAGAATGTGATGTTCATTCCACCGAAATACCGCATG ATTCCTGCCCTTATTGCCAAGACTGCACCAACAGTGGATGCCTTTGTATATGCCCTGGGAAATGAGAACTACAGAGGAGGAATATGGCAGTTCCTCACAGGACAGAAGATTGAGAAAGCAGAGGTTGATAACAAAACTAAATAA